One window from the genome of Nyctibius grandis isolate bNycGra1 chromosome 22, bNycGra1.pri, whole genome shotgun sequence encodes:
- the LOC137672837 gene encoding acrosin-like: MQLTQALPKPWRMATVPSTWKQPLCDIIPGAKGTTGTVSAASTTSEAALVATSPCFLQLTRTAAMDFLRIIVLLAMFWPVHGTWDSCGGTCGLRPMAYYYYGTSRVVGGTDAQPGAWPWIVSIQDPWRAGTGHLCGGSLISPQWVLTAAHCFIEARNVGMWRVVIGATQLTQPGPETQVRHIIRLLVHEHYFNVTQRNDIALLELDQPVQCGYYVQLACVPDASLRVSALTNCYVSGWGSTTARSGGPSDVLQEARVRLIDTKICNSRQWYRGAIHSHNLCAGYPQGGIDTCQGDSGGPLVCKDNSADYFWLVGVTSWGYGCARPNQPGVYTSTQHFYDWILVQMGLGRAGRATPTPRAWSHFLTASTAFKRPRPIPTQSGSVSSCPFPLPRLVEFFTRVQELLQHLRGKKA, encoded by the exons ATGCAGCTGACACAGGCTTTACCAAAGCCCTGGAGAATG GCCACCGTGCCCAGCACCTGGAAACAGCCCCTCTGTGACATCATTCCCGGGGCCAAGGGCACCACGGGCACCGTCAGTGCTGCCAGCACTACATCAGAGGCTGCACTGGTGGCAACAAGCCCTTGCTTCTTGCAGCTGACACGTACCGCTGCGATGGATTTTCTCCGCATCatcgtcctgctggccatgttCTGGCCAGTGCACGGCACATGGGACAGCTGTGG AGGGACCTGCGGGCTGCGGCCCATGGCTTATTATTACTACGGGACATCGCGCGTCGTGGGTGGCACAGATGCCCAGCCAGGAGCCTGGCCCTGGATCGTCAGCATCCAGGATCCCTGGCGAGCAGGCACGGGGCACCTGTGCGGAGGGTCCCTCATCAGCCCACAGTGGGTCCTCACAGCAGCCCACTGCTTCATCGAGGCCAg GAATGTCGGCATGTGGCGCGTGGTAATCGGGGCCACCCAGTTGACTCAGCCGGGCCCTGAGACCCAAGTGCGCCATATTATACGCCTGCTGGTGCACGAGCACTACTTTAACGTCACCCAGAGGAACGACATTGCCTTGCTGGAATTGGACCAGCCTGTCCAGTGCGGCTACTACGTACAGCTGGCCTGCGTGCCCGACGCCTCGCTCAGAGTGTCAGCGCTGACCAACTGCTACGTCAGCGGCTGGGGGTCCACGACCGCAAGAT CTGGAGGACCCAGTGATGTCCTGCAGGAGGCCAGGGTGCGCCTCATCGACACCAAGATCTGTAACAGCCGCCAGTGGTACAGAGGGGCCATCCACAGCCACAACTTGTGTGCTGGCTACCCGCAGGGTGGCATCGACACCTGCCAG GGTGACAGCGGTGGTCCTCTCGTCTGCAAAGACAACAGCGCTGACTACTTCTGGCTTGTTGGGGTGACCAGCTGGGGTTATGGCTGTGCGAGACCAAACCAGCCCGGAGTCTACACCTCCACTCAGCACTTCTATGATTGGATCCTGGTCCAGATGGGACTGGGCCGAGCAGGAAGAGCGACTCCAACACCACGGGCCTGGAGTCATTTTCTCACCGCCTCAACCGCCTTTAAGAGGCCGAGGCCAATCCCAACACAGTCGGGCAGCGTTAGCTCCTGCCCATTTCCACTCCCGAGGCTGGTGGAATTCTTTACTCGGGTGCAGGAGCTCCTGCAGCacctaagaggaaaaaaggcttgA
- the LOC137672846 gene encoding acrosin-like: MQLTQALPKPWRMATVPSTWKQPLCDIIPGAKGTTGTVSAASTTSEAALVATSPCFLQLTRTAAMDFLRIIVLLAMFWPVHGTWDSCGGTCGLRPMAYYYYGTSRVVGGTDAQPGAWPWIVSIQDPWRAGTGHLCGGSLISPQWVLTAAHCFIEARNVGMWRVVIGATQLTQPGPETQVRHIIRLLVHEHYFNVTQRNDIALLELDQPVQCGYYVQLACVPDASLRVSALTNCYVSGWGSTTARSGGPSDVLQEARVRLIDTKICNSRQWYRGAIHSHNLCAGYPQGGIDTCQGDSGGPLVCKDNSADYFWLVGVTSWGYGCARPNQPGVYTSTQHFYDWILVQMGLGRAGRATPTPRAWSHFLTASTAFKRPRPIPTQSGSVSSCPFPLPRLVEFFTRVQELLQHLRGKKA, translated from the exons ATGCAGCTGACACAGGCTTTACCAAAGCCCTGGAGAATG GCCACCGTGCCCAGCACCTGGAAACAGCCCCTCTGTGACATCATTCCCGGGGCCAAGGGCACCACGGGCACCGTCAGTGCTGCCAGCACTACATCAGAGGCTGCACTGGTGGCAACAAGCCCTTGCTTCTTGCAGCTGACACGTACCGCTGCGATGGATTTTCTCCGCATCatcgtcctgctggccatgttCTGGCCAGTGCACGGCACATGGGACAGCTGTGG AGGGACCTGCGGGCTGCGGCCCATGGCTTATTATTACTACGGGACATCGCGCGTCGTGGGTGGCACAGATGCCCAGCCAGGAGCCTGGCCCTGGATCGTCAGCATCCAGGATCCCTGGCGAGCAGGCACGGGGCACCTGTGCGGAGGGTCCCTCATCAGCCCGCAGTGGGTCCTCACAGCAGCCCACTGCTTCATCGAGGCCAg GAACGTCGGCATGTGGCGCGTGGTAATCGGGGCCACCCAGTTGACTCAGCCGGGCCCTGAGACCCAAGTGCGCCATATTATACGCCTGCTGGTGCACGAGCACTACTTTAACGTCACCCAGAGGAACGACATTGCCTTGCTGGAATTGGACCAGCCTGTCCAGTGCGGCTACTACGTACAGCTGGCCTGCGTGCCCGACGCCTCGCTCAGAGTGTCAGCGCTGACCAACTGCTACGTCAGCGGCTGGGGGTCCACGACCGCAAGAT CTGGAGGACCCAGTGATGTCCTGCAGGAGGCCAGGGTGCGCCTCATCGACACCAAGATCTGTAACAGCCGCCAGTGGTACAGAGGGGCCATCCACAGCCACAACTTGTGTGCTGGCTACCCGCAGGGTGGCATCGACACCTGCCAG GGTGACAGCGGTGGTCCTCTCGTCTGCAAAGACAACAGCGCTGACTACTTCTGGCTTGTTGGGGTGACCAGCTGGGGTTATGGCTGTGCGAGACCAAACCAGCCCGGAGTCTACACCTCCACTCAGCACTTCTATGATTGGATCCTGGTCCAGATGGGACTGGGCCGAGCAGGAAGAGCGACTCCAACACCACGGGCCTGGAGTCATTTTCTCACCGCCTCAACCGCCTTTAAGAGGCCGAGGCCAATCCCAACACAATCGGGCAGCGTTAGCTCCTGCCCATTTCCACTCCCGAGGCTGGTGGAATTCTTTACTCGGGTGCAGGAGCTCCTGCAGCacctaagaggaaaaaaggcttgA